From Psychrobacillus sp. FSL K6-2836, a single genomic window includes:
- a CDS encoding RrF2 family transcriptional regulator: MRMTMYTDFSLRVLIYLGAQEKEKLSTIQAISDAYGISKNHLMKVTHELGKLGYIDTVRGRGGGIRLAMEPEAINIGQVVRHTEDDFHLVECFDCQTNSCAITSVCGLRAALRLALNAYLQVLDGYTLSDFLHQKHKLADLLFNDTQDV, encoded by the coding sequence ATGAGAATGACTATGTATACAGATTTCTCACTTCGCGTGTTAATATACCTTGGAGCACAAGAAAAAGAAAAACTTTCTACGATTCAGGCTATATCAGATGCTTATGGAATATCCAAAAACCATCTGATGAAAGTAACCCATGAGCTTGGGAAACTAGGTTATATAGATACGGTTAGAGGAAGAGGCGGCGGTATCCGTTTAGCAATGGAGCCAGAAGCTATAAATATAGGACAGGTTGTAAGACATACCGAAGACGACTTTCATCTTGTTGAATGCTTTGATTGTCAGACGAATAGTTGTGCTATTACATCAGTTTGTGGATTACGAGCAGCATTACGCTTAGCACTGAATGCCTATCTACAGGTGTTAGATGGATATACACTGTCAGATTTCTTACATCAAAAGCATAAATTAGCGGATTTACTTTTCAATGACACTCAAGATGTATGA
- the hmpA gene encoding NO-inducible flavohemoprotein yields the protein MLSQQTIDIVKSTAPVLEVHGVAITTAFYKNMFEAHPELLNIFNHANQAKGRQQTALANTVYAAAVHIDNLAAIIPVVKQIGQKHVSLGIKPEHYPIVGEFLLGAIKEVLGDAATDDIINAWAEAYGVIAAAFIGIEEEMYTATESKQGGWRFFKDFVIADKVKESDNITSFYLKPADGSVLPSYEPGQFITIRVSLPGEKYLMNRQYSLSKATDSESFRISVKKEDENNPEGKVSVHLHNNVNVGDKVELTAPAGDFILDPSKATPVTFVSGGVGITPMMSMFETIAKNNPSRSVSFIYSARNESLHPFDKDIRSLMENMDDAKYVSLYSESGDGFITKDVLKEHAIVNGDVYVCGPAGFMEAMINHLLELGVPNENIHFEFFGPAMQLELVKA from the coding sequence ATGTTATCTCAACAAACAATTGATATCGTCAAATCTACAGCACCAGTTTTAGAAGTACACGGTGTAGCTATTACTACTGCTTTTTACAAAAATATGTTTGAAGCTCATCCAGAACTATTAAATATATTCAATCATGCCAACCAAGCAAAAGGCCGTCAACAAACTGCTTTAGCGAACACAGTGTACGCTGCTGCTGTTCATATTGATAATCTTGCAGCAATCATTCCTGTAGTAAAACAGATTGGTCAAAAACATGTGAGTTTAGGTATTAAACCTGAACATTATCCAATTGTTGGAGAATTTTTACTTGGTGCTATTAAAGAGGTACTAGGGGATGCAGCAACGGATGATATTATCAATGCTTGGGCAGAGGCTTATGGAGTTATTGCAGCTGCATTTATCGGCATTGAGGAAGAAATGTATACTGCAACTGAATCTAAACAAGGAGGTTGGAGATTCTTCAAGGATTTTGTTATTGCTGACAAAGTAAAAGAAAGCGATAATATCACTTCATTCTATTTGAAACCTGCTGATGGCTCTGTATTACCATCTTATGAGCCTGGTCAATTTATCACTATTCGTGTAAGTCTTCCAGGAGAAAAGTATTTGATGAATAGACAATATAGCTTATCCAAAGCGACAGATAGTGAATCATTCCGTATTTCTGTGAAAAAAGAAGACGAAAATAACCCGGAAGGTAAAGTATCGGTTCATCTTCACAATAATGTGAATGTTGGGGACAAAGTAGAGCTTACTGCACCAGCTGGAGATTTCATATTAGATCCATCAAAAGCTACACCAGTCACTTTCGTAAGTGGTGGTGTTGGAATCACACCGATGATGAGTATGTTCGAGACGATTGCGAAAAACAATCCGAGTCGTTCAGTATCCTTTATCTATAGTGCCCGTAACGAAAGCTTACATCCATTTGATAAAGATATTCGCTCTTTGATGGAAAACATGGATGATGCAAAATATGTATCGCTATACTCTGAAAGTGGCGATGGCTTTATCACGAAAGATGTTCTAAAAGAACATGCTATTGTAAACGGCGATGTTTATGTATGTGGTCCAGCAGGATTTATGGAAGCAATGATCAATCACTTATTAGAGCTAGGAGTTCCAAATGAAAATATTCATTTCGAATTCTTCGGACCGGCAATGCAATTAGAATTAGTAAAAGCTTAA
- a CDS encoding GNAT family N-acetyltransferase: MPKNSESKYIPLADFFKQSTNKEIILTYVEIEAIIGHVLPNAAYLSSSWWKKTKPPALHYFAWTDSGYSVKRVDLGKAIHFHSVLHETDERKSDDNNNQDILIIREADLEDARPFINLQETIFAETDFMLFGKSDRQLTVQSIRKSMNTWKTSPNSILLLAIMNGQYAGYVQFIGGPAPRAVHRASVVIGVKQDFSKKGIASSLMLQGEKWAKGSGISKLELTVIKENINAQKLYKKLGFELEGTRKNALIIHDQFVDEYYMGKQI; the protein is encoded by the coding sequence ATGCCCAAAAATTCCGAGAGCAAATACATCCCACTGGCTGACTTTTTTAAACAATCGACTAATAAAGAAATTATATTAACATACGTTGAAATCGAAGCAATTATTGGGCATGTTCTTCCTAATGCCGCTTATTTAAGTAGTAGTTGGTGGAAAAAAACGAAGCCACCTGCACTTCATTATTTTGCATGGACAGATTCAGGTTATTCCGTAAAAAGGGTTGATCTTGGAAAAGCAATTCATTTTCACAGTGTTTTACATGAGACCGATGAACGTAAATCTGATGATAATAACAATCAAGACATTCTTATTATTCGGGAAGCGGATTTAGAGGATGCTCGTCCTTTTATAAACTTACAGGAAACTATTTTTGCAGAAACAGATTTTATGTTATTCGGAAAATCTGATAGACAATTAACAGTTCAAAGTATCCGCAAAAGCATGAATACATGGAAAACTTCACCTAACTCTATTTTGCTTTTAGCTATTATGAACGGCCAATATGCAGGCTATGTACAGTTTATTGGAGGCCCAGCTCCACGTGCTGTACATAGGGCATCTGTAGTTATTGGGGTCAAGCAAGATTTTTCTAAGAAGGGAATTGCATCTTCTCTAATGCTTCAAGGAGAAAAGTGGGCAAAAGGATCTGGCATTTCTAAGCTTGAACTTACTGTTATTAAAGAAAATATTAATGCACAAAAACTCTATAAGAAGCTTGGGTTTGAGTTAGAGGGTACACGAAAAAACGCTTTAATTATTCATGACCAATT